From Alphaproteobacteria bacterium, one genomic window encodes:
- the rho gene encoding transcription termination factor Rho — MNLKELKNKIPTELLDYAEKAGVENANTMRKQDLLYAILKQLADQGQPISGEGVLEILQDGFGFLRSPEANYLPGPDDIYVSPSQIRRFGLRTGDTIEGEIRQPKDAERYFALLKINTVNYETSEVTRHKVHFDNLTPLYPDEAITLEIDDPTVKDKSGRVIDLVAPIGKGQRALIVAPPRTGKTVILQNIAHSLEVNHPEVYLIVLLIDERPEEVTDMQRSVKGEVISSTFDEPATRHVQVAEMVIEKAKRLVEHQHHVVILLDSITRLGRAYNTVVPSSGKVLTGGVDANALQRPKRFFGAARNIEEGGSLTIIATALIDTGSRMDEVIFEEFKGTGNSEIVLDRKLSDKRTYPSIDIGKSGTRKEELLVEKGALSKMWLLRRILTPMGLTDAMEFLLEKLKNTKTNQEFFDSMNQ, encoded by the coding sequence ATGAACCTCAAGGAACTAAAAAATAAGATTCCAACGGAGCTTCTCGACTATGCTGAGAAGGCTGGGGTCGAGAACGCGAATACTATGCGTAAGCAGGATTTGCTGTACGCTATTCTCAAGCAATTAGCCGACCAAGGACAACCAATCTCCGGCGAAGGTGTGCTGGAGATCTTGCAGGATGGCTTCGGCTTTCTGCGCTCGCCGGAAGCGAATTATCTGCCGGGTCCCGACGATATCTATGTCTCTCCGAGCCAAATCCGTCGCTTCGGTCTGCGCACCGGCGACACCATCGAAGGCGAGATCCGGCAGCCTAAGGATGCGGAGCGCTACTTCGCGCTGCTTAAAATCAATACCGTTAACTACGAAACGTCTGAGGTTACGCGCCACAAGGTCCACTTTGACAACTTGACACCACTCTATCCGGACGAAGCGATCACGCTAGAGATCGACGATCCTACGGTTAAGGACAAAAGCGGTCGTGTCATTGATCTTGTGGCGCCTATCGGTAAGGGCCAGCGTGCGCTTATCGTAGCGCCGCCGCGTACTGGTAAGACCGTTATTCTGCAGAATATTGCCCATTCGCTTGAGGTGAACCACCCTGAGGTTTATCTCATTGTGCTGCTTATCGACGAGCGCCCAGAAGAAGTTACTGATATGCAGCGCTCGGTGAAGGGCGAGGTGATTAGCTCTACCTTTGACGAGCCGGCAACGCGCCATGTGCAGGTAGCTGAGATGGTGATAGAGAAAGCCAAGCGTCTCGTTGAGCACCAGCATCATGTAGTGATCCTACTCGATTCAATCACGCGACTCGGGCGCGCCTATAACACCGTCGTGCCATCTTCGGGCAAGGTGCTGACTGGTGGCGTCGATGCCAATGCCCTGCAACGGCCGAAGCGTTTTTTCGGCGCCGCGCGCAATATCGAGGAAGGTGGTTCGTTGACCATTATCGCGACCGCTCTGATCGATACCGGCTCGCGCATGGACGAAGTGATTTTCGAGGAGTTTAAAGGTACTGGCAATTCGGAAATCGTGCTCGACCGCAAGCTCTCTGACAAGCGAACCTATCCCTCGATCGATATTGGTAAGTCGGGTACGCGTAAGGAAGAACTGCTGGTTGAGAAGGGCGCTTTATCGAAGATGTGGCTGCTACGCCGTATTCTGACGCCCATGGGCCTTACTGACGCCATGGAATTCTTGCTTGAAAAACTGAAGAATACGAAAACCAATCAGGAATTCTTTGACTCCATGAACCAATAG
- the hemH gene encoding ferrochelatase codes for MKKRAVIIFNLGGPDSLEAIQPFLFNLFSDPAIISLPGPLRRLLAKRISTKRAPITREIYAHIGGCSPLLELTRAQAEALEQTLGDGYRVFVCMRYWHPMSEVVAKEVAVWRPDEIVLLPLYPQFSTTTTESSLVDWQRHGLDQPCAVIGCYPTEDGLVHAHAERLAMALEGLERPRVLFSAHGLPESVIARGDPYQWQVEQTVGAVVKAIGAADLDWVICYQSRVGLQRWIGPTTEDEIRRAGNDGVSLVVMPISFVSEHSETVVELDIEYRALAESSGVTAYRRAPALGTDPAFIKGLANLVRAARVDAPNLQDAGRLCPERWSRCICRAGGIR; via the coding sequence GAAGAGAGCGGTTATTATTTTTAATCTCGGCGGACCAGATTCGCTAGAGGCTATCCAGCCCTTTCTTTTCAACCTCTTTTCTGATCCAGCGATTATTTCACTACCCGGGCCACTAAGGCGGCTGCTTGCTAAGCGAATTTCAACAAAGCGCGCACCGATCACACGTGAGATTTATGCTCATATCGGTGGATGCTCGCCATTACTGGAACTGACCCGCGCGCAGGCAGAGGCGCTGGAGCAGACACTGGGTGACGGCTATCGTGTCTTTGTCTGTATGCGCTACTGGCACCCCATGAGTGAGGTTGTGGCAAAGGAAGTTGCCGTCTGGCGACCTGATGAGATTGTATTGCTACCGCTTTACCCGCAGTTCTCCACTACCACCACAGAGTCATCGCTGGTGGACTGGCAACGTCACGGCCTTGATCAGCCATGCGCGGTTATTGGCTGTTATCCGACCGAGGATGGCTTGGTACATGCCCACGCAGAGAGACTTGCGATGGCTCTCGAAGGCCTCGAGAGGCCGCGAGTACTATTTTCCGCCCATGGCTTGCCGGAATCGGTGATAGCACGTGGTGATCCCTATCAGTGGCAGGTGGAACAAACGGTTGGAGCGGTGGTCAAGGCTATTGGTGCCGCCGATCTCGATTGGGTAATTTGTTATCAGAGCCGAGTCGGCCTACAACGCTGGATTGGACCCACGACAGAGGATGAAATTCGCCGTGCAGGGAATGACGGTGTGTCGCTTGTCGTAATGCCGATCTCGTTTGTCTCGGAGCATTCGGAGACCGTTGTCGAGCTTGATATTGAATATCGAGCTTTAGCAGAGAGCAGCGGTGTAACTGCTTATAGACGGGCCCCGGCTTTGGGTACGGACCCTGCCTTTATCAAGGGGTTGGCCAATCTTGTGCGCGCAGCACGTGTAGATGCGCCGAACTTGCAGGATGCTGGGCGCCTATGTCCAGAAAGATGGTCGCGTTGTATCTGCCGGGCGGGGGGGATCCGATGA
- the hemJ gene encoding protoporphyrinogen oxidase HemJ, protein MSEFLSTVYPWLKAVHIISVISWMAGMLYLPRLFVYHCTAEPGSALSETLKVMESRLQRVIMTPAMAVTWLFGLLLLASPMIDISEHWLQVKLVLVIAMSVIHETMARWRRDFAADVNQRSQRFYRIANEVPTLLMIGIVILVITKPF, encoded by the coding sequence ATGAGCGAGTTTCTCAGCACCGTCTATCCCTGGCTGAAAGCGGTGCATATTATCTCCGTAATCTCCTGGATGGCAGGTATGCTCTATCTACCGCGCCTTTTCGTCTATCACTGCACGGCGGAGCCAGGCTCAGCACTGTCCGAGACCCTGAAGGTGATGGAGTCGCGGCTGCAACGGGTTATCATGACGCCGGCCATGGCTGTGACGTGGTTGTTTGGCTTGTTGTTGCTGGCTTCGCCCATGATAGATATTAGTGAGCATTGGCTGCAGGTAAAACTCGTGCTGGTTATTGCCATGTCGGTCATCCATGAGACTATGGCTCGCTGGCGGCGAGACTTTGCTGCCGATGTCAATCAGCGCTCGCAACGTTTCTACCGTATCGCGAACGAGGTCCCGACTTTATTGATGATCGGGATCGTGATACTCGTTATCACGAAACCATTCTAA